In a single window of the Rhodoferax saidenbachensis genome:
- a CDS encoding SPFH domain-containing protein, with amino-acid sequence MEIAVLILVIAVIFITRSLKVVPQQHAWVIERLGKYHGTLTPGLNILVPFVDKVAYKHVLKEIPLDIASQVCITRDNTQLQVDGILYFQVTDAMRASYGSSNYIVAISQLAQTSLRSVIGKLELDKTFEERDIINAQVVAAIDEAALNWGVKVLRYEIKDLTPPKEILHAMQAQITAEREKRALIAASEGRRQEQINIATGEREAFIARSEGEKQAVINKAQGEASSITAVADATASAIERIAAAIRQPGGEQAVQLKVAEKAVEAYSKVASDATTTLIIPSNMSEVSTLIATAMKMVQGTK; translated from the coding sequence ATGGAAATCGCAGTACTCATTCTGGTTATCGCCGTCATCTTCATCACCCGCTCTCTCAAGGTCGTGCCCCAACAGCATGCCTGGGTGATCGAGCGTTTGGGCAAATACCACGGCACCTTGACGCCTGGGCTCAACATCCTGGTGCCCTTTGTCGACAAAGTGGCCTACAAACATGTGCTCAAGGAAATCCCTTTGGACATTGCCAGCCAAGTCTGCATTACGCGCGACAACACCCAATTGCAGGTGGACGGCATTCTGTACTTCCAAGTGACAGACGCTATGCGCGCGAGTTATGGCTCCAGCAACTACATCGTTGCCATCTCGCAGCTCGCACAAACCTCATTGCGTTCGGTCATCGGAAAGCTGGAGCTGGACAAAACGTTTGAAGAACGCGACATCATCAACGCCCAGGTCGTCGCCGCCATTGACGAGGCTGCACTGAACTGGGGTGTGAAGGTGCTGCGTTACGAGATCAAGGATCTGACACCCCCCAAGGAAATCCTGCACGCCATGCAGGCGCAAATCACGGCCGAGCGCGAAAAGCGCGCCCTGATTGCCGCGTCCGAAGGCCGCCGCCAGGAACAGATCAACATCGCTACCGGTGAGCGCGAGGCTTTTATTGCCCGCTCCGAAGGTGAAAAACAGGCCGTGATCAACAAAGCCCAGGGTGAAGCCTCCTCCATCACCGCCGTGGCGGACGCTACCGCTTCCGCCATCGAACGCATTGCTGCGGCCATTCGCCAGCCCGGCGGTGAACAAGCCGTGCAACTCAAGGTGGCCGAAAAAGCCGTGGAAGCCTACAGCAAGGTGGCCTCAGACGCTACGACCACGCTCATCATTCCAAGCAACATGAGTGAAGTGTCCACCCTGATCGCCACGGCCATGAAGATGGTTCAGGGAACCAAGTAA
- a CDS encoding microcin C ABC transporter permease YejB, producing MFLYSLKRLALMLPTLFGVLLLTFAVIQFVPGGPVEQYLAEAKAGAGTGADGGGFSYRGAQGVDPKRIAQAKALYGFDKPAPERFWQMLVQFAKFDLGKSFFHNKDVSTLVWEKLPVSMSLGLWTFFISYLIAVPLGVAKAVRAGSRFDLITSLLVLVGYAIPGFVLGVALLVIFGGQLQWFPLRGLTSANWETLSWGARITDYLWHIALPVTAMVAGSFAVTAMLTKNAFLEEIRKQYVVTARAKGLSEGQVLWKHVFRNALIPIITGFPAAFVGAFFTGALLIETQFSLDGLGLLSYESVIRRDYPVVMGTLYLFTLIGLVTKLVSDLCYAWVDPRVTFD from the coding sequence ATGTTTCTCTACTCCCTCAAACGCCTTGCCCTGATGCTGCCCACGCTCTTCGGCGTGCTGCTGCTCACCTTTGCCGTGATCCAGTTTGTGCCGGGTGGCCCCGTGGAGCAGTATCTGGCGGAGGCCAAGGCCGGTGCGGGTACCGGGGCCGATGGCGGCGGCTTCAGCTACCGTGGCGCCCAAGGTGTGGACCCCAAGCGCATCGCGCAGGCCAAGGCGCTGTACGGCTTTGACAAGCCCGCGCCCGAGCGTTTCTGGCAGATGCTGGTGCAGTTCGCCAAGTTCGATCTGGGCAAAAGCTTTTTCCACAACAAGGACGTGTCAACATTGGTGTGGGAGAAGCTGCCTGTGTCCATGAGTCTGGGCCTGTGGACCTTCTTTATCAGTTACCTCATCGCGGTGCCGCTGGGCGTGGCCAAAGCCGTACGCGCAGGCTCCCGTTTCGATCTGATTACGTCGCTGTTGGTGCTGGTGGGTTATGCGATCCCCGGGTTTGTGCTGGGTGTGGCACTGCTGGTGATTTTTGGCGGGCAGTTGCAGTGGTTTCCGCTGCGCGGCTTGACATCGGCCAACTGGGAGACGCTGTCCTGGGGTGCCCGCATCACCGATTACCTGTGGCACATCGCGCTGCCGGTCACGGCCATGGTGGCGGGCAGCTTTGCCGTTACCGCCATGCTGACCAAAAATGCCTTTCTGGAAGAGATTCGCAAGCAGTACGTGGTGACCGCACGCGCCAAGGGCCTGTCGGAAGGGCAGGTGCTGTGGAAACATGTGTTCCGCAACGCGTTGATTCCCATCATCACGGGCTTTCCGGCCGCCTTTGTGGGCGCGTTTTTCACGGGGGCCTTGTTGATTGAAACCCAGTTTTCCCTGGATGGCCTGGGCCTGCTGAGTTACGAGAGCGTGATCCGCCGTGATTACCCCGTGGTCATGGGCACGCTGTATCTGTTCACGCTGATCGGCCTGGTCACCAAGCTGGTGTCCGACCTCTGTTACGCCTGGGTGGACCCCCGTGTCACGTTTGACTGA
- a CDS encoding ABC transporter permease, protein MPTTPARSQSPSRRAWQRFRRNRLGFVSLIVFCVLVLFSLAAELVSNDRPLVVVYQGQTYWPMVRDYPETTFGGDFATPTDYLDPFIQQRLAEPGNWALFAPNRYGAKTLNYFATAPNPAPPSRANWLGTDDRGRDLLAQLLYGFRVSVLFALALTFTGVLLGVITGAIQGFFGGKTDLAFQRFIEIWTSMPELYLLIIFSAVFAPSISLLLVLLSLFGWMGLSDYVRAEFLRNRQLDYVRAARALGVSNWKIITRHVLPNSLTPVVTFLPFRMSGAILALTSLDFLGLGVPPGTPSLGELLSQGKNSIDAWWISLSTFAVLVVTLLLLTLMGDALRDALDPRKADH, encoded by the coding sequence ATGCCCACCACCCCCGCCCGTAGCCAAAGCCCCAGCCGCCGCGCCTGGCAGCGCTTTCGGCGCAATCGCCTGGGTTTTGTCAGCCTCATCGTGTTCTGCGTATTGGTGCTGTTCAGCCTGGCCGCGGAATTGGTGTCCAACGACCGGCCGTTGGTGGTGGTCTACCAAGGGCAAACCTATTGGCCCATGGTGCGTGACTACCCCGAGACCACCTTTGGCGGTGACTTCGCCACGCCCACCGACTACCTGGACCCGTTTATCCAGCAGCGCCTGGCCGAACCCGGCAACTGGGCCTTGTTTGCGCCCAACCGCTACGGTGCGAAGACGCTGAATTACTTCGCCACAGCACCCAACCCGGCACCGCCCAGCCGCGCCAACTGGCTGGGCACGGACGACCGTGGCCGCGACCTGCTGGCCCAACTGCTTTACGGTTTTCGCGTCAGCGTGTTGTTTGCGCTGGCGCTCACCTTTACCGGGGTGCTGCTGGGCGTGATCACCGGGGCCATTCAGGGCTTTTTTGGCGGCAAAACCGATCTGGCGTTCCAGCGCTTCATCGAGATCTGGACTTCCATGCCCGAGCTGTACCTGCTGATCATCTTCAGCGCAGTGTTCGCGCCCAGTATCTCGTTGTTACTGGTCCTGCTGAGCTTGTTTGGCTGGATGGGGCTGTCGGACTATGTGCGCGCCGAGTTCCTGCGCAACCGCCAGTTGGACTATGTGCGTGCTGCCCGCGCTCTGGGTGTGTCTAACTGGAAAATCATCACGCGCCACGTGTTGCCTAACAGCCTGACGCCTGTGGTCACGTTTTTGCCGTTCCGCATGAGCGGCGCGATTCTGGCGCTTACCTCGCTGGACTTTCTGGGCCTGGGTGTGCCACCCGGTACACCGTCGCTGGGGGAATTGCTGTCGCAGGGCAAAAACAGCATTGATGCCTGGTGGATATCGCTCTCCACCTTTGCCGTGCTGGTGGTCACTCTGTTGCTGCTGACCCTGATGGGCGACGCGCTGCGGGATGCGCTGGACCCCCGAAAGGCAGACCACTGA
- a CDS encoding ABC transporter ATP-binding protein, protein MAALLEVQGLRIAFGGREVVHGVDFTIAPGEKLALVGESGSGKTVTALSLLGLAQGAQVQGQARFGAQKSAVDLLALPERSLQAIRGQDIAMIFQEPMTALNPVLTIGEQIAEILQLKVGLTRAECAQAAIELIADTGIDDAARRARAYPHQLSGGQRQRAMIAMALACKPKLLLADEPTTALDVTVRKQILELLAQLQQKHGMAVLLITHDLNLVRQFADRVAVMENGHIVEQGAVAQVYAAPQHAYTRRLMASQPVRDVVAARDGAPTVLQARALRVAYPVPRPGVAGWFKKGEFVAVAGADLDLAEGQTLGIVGESGSGKSTLALAALGLLKFGGSLSVLGQSWGAGTLADRALRRGVQVVFQDPFSSLSPRLTVEEIVQEGLLVHEPTLPTAERRQRVQAALEEVGLTETQFPGLLQRYPHQFSGGQRQRIAIARALIVQPRLLVLDEPTSALDVTMAQQILQLLQRLQRERGLAYLLITHDVAVIRAMAHHVVVMQGGKLLETGTVEQVLGAPRNTYTQTLLAAAQ, encoded by the coding sequence ATGGCCGCTCTGTTGGAAGTTCAAGGCCTGCGTATCGCATTTGGTGGCCGGGAGGTTGTGCACGGCGTGGATTTCACCATCGCTCCGGGCGAGAAGCTTGCCTTGGTGGGGGAGTCCGGTTCGGGCAAAACCGTCACGGCCTTGAGCCTGCTGGGTCTGGCGCAGGGCGCTCAGGTGCAGGGGCAGGCCCGTTTTGGGGCGCAGAAATCTGCAGTTGACTTGCTGGCCTTGCCAGAGCGGAGCCTGCAAGCCATCCGCGGTCAGGACATCGCCATGATTTTTCAGGAGCCCATGACGGCCCTGAACCCGGTGCTCACCATTGGCGAGCAGATAGCCGAGATTTTGCAGCTAAAAGTGGGCCTAACCCGCGCGGAGTGTGCGCAAGCAGCTATTGAATTAATAGCTGACACGGGCATTGACGATGCTGCCCGGCGCGCCAGGGCCTATCCCCACCAGCTCTCGGGTGGCCAGCGCCAGCGCGCCATGATCGCCATGGCGCTGGCCTGCAAACCCAAACTGTTGCTCGCCGACGAGCCCACCACCGCGCTGGACGTGACCGTGCGCAAACAGATTCTGGAGTTGCTGGCCCAGCTGCAGCAAAAACACGGTATGGCGGTGCTGCTGATCACCCATGACCTGAACCTGGTGCGCCAGTTTGCCGACCGCGTGGCGGTCATGGAAAACGGCCATATCGTGGAGCAGGGCGCTGTAGCCCAAGTCTATGCCGCGCCGCAGCATGCCTACACCCGCCGGCTCATGGCCAGCCAGCCGGTGCGCGATGTGGTTGCCGCACGCGATGGTGCCCCAACCGTGTTGCAAGCCCGCGCCCTGCGCGTGGCCTATCCGGTGCCGCGCCCCGGCGTGGCTGGCTGGTTCAAAAAAGGGGAGTTTGTGGCCGTGGCCGGTGCCGACCTGGATCTGGCTGAAGGCCAAACCCTGGGCATCGTGGGAGAGTCGGGCTCCGGAAAATCCACGCTAGCCCTGGCGGCCCTAGGGCTGCTCAAGTTTGGTGGTTCGCTTTCGGTGCTGGGTCAATCCTGGGGCGCTGGCACGCTGGCCGACCGCGCCTTGCGCCGGGGTGTACAAGTGGTCTTCCAGGACCCGTTTTCTTCGTTGTCGCCGCGCCTGACGGTGGAAGAAATTGTGCAGGAAGGCTTACTGGTCCATGAACCGACTTTGCCGACCGCAGAGCGCCGCCAGCGGGTGCAAGCCGCGCTGGAGGAGGTGGGGCTGACCGAAACCCAGTTCCCGGGCTTACTGCAGCGCTACCCACACCAGTTTTCGGGTGGCCAGCGCCAGCGCATCGCCATTGCCCGGGCTTTGATCGTGCAGCCGCGGCTGCTGGTGCTGGACGAGCCTACCAGCGCCCTGGACGTGACCATGGCGCAGCAAATCTTGCAACTGCTGCAGCGTCTGCAGCGCGAGCGGGGCCTGGCCTATTTGCTGATTACCCATGACGTGGCCGTTATCCGCGCCATGGCGCACCACGTTGTGGTGATGCAAGGTGGAAAATTGCTCGAAACTGGCACGGTGGAGCAAGTCCTGGGGGCCCCACGCAACACCTATACCCAAACGCTGCTGGCCGCTGCGCAATAA
- a CDS encoding extracellular solute-binding protein — protein MRILVCWLLALGSVWTSGAWAAHGYALWGDLKYPASFVQFDYANGSAPKGGELRLVSNLRISTFDKYNPFTIKGTAPAYLSGLMFDTLLVGSLDETAAGYGLLAEDVRVAPDGLSATFRLRKEARFHNGDPVLARDVKHSFDTLIGPFTSPAYKSLLDDVSGVEVVDAITVRYRFKKPNRELPLTVGGLPVFSHRWGEDDAVLGGKAKPFDQVVMDIPIGSGPYKIGPVVFGKDITYVRDPSYWARDLNVRRGSANFDRIVVKIYKDSTARLEALKAGEFDLMRFFSAGDWARRVNGRKFDSGELVKAEFKHRLPTGFQSYVLNTRREKLKDVRVRQALGLALDYEWMNRQMFYGAYQRVQDLFGNTDCQATGEPSAEELALLAPWRAQVPAAVFGPMAVPPRTDGDSTLRDNLRQAQKLLKDAGWEYRDGALRNPKGEAFELEYLDSAETGVRTVAPWVRNLEKIGVKLNFRPVDFALYQQRLQKFEFDITSIAYAGTHNPGQEYADMFGSKAADTEDSGNLAGIKSPAVDALVTQITGAKRKQDLLPACRALDRVIMHSHILVPQWSAGTHRLAYNAWRLDKPAQMPPYAQGEGWAIDLWWAK, from the coding sequence ATGCGAATTCTGGTGTGCTGGTTGTTGGCGTTGGGCAGTGTGTGGACCTCGGGTGCCTGGGCGGCGCACGGCTATGCGTTGTGGGGCGACCTCAAGTACCCGGCCAGCTTTGTGCAGTTTGACTATGCCAATGGCTCGGCGCCCAAGGGCGGCGAGCTGCGCCTGGTGAGCAACCTGCGCATCTCCACCTTTGACAAATACAACCCCTTCACCATCAAGGGCACAGCGCCGGCCTATTTGAGCGGACTGATGTTTGACACGCTGTTGGTCGGCTCGCTGGACGAAACCGCGGCAGGTTATGGCCTGCTGGCCGAAGATGTGCGCGTGGCGCCCGATGGCCTGAGCGCTACGTTTCGTCTGCGCAAGGAAGCCCGATTCCACAACGGCGACCCGGTGCTGGCGCGGGATGTGAAACACAGCTTTGATACCTTGATCGGCCCATTTACATCGCCCGCCTACAAGAGCCTGCTGGACGATGTGTCGGGCGTGGAGGTGGTGGACGCCATCACGGTGCGCTACCGCTTCAAGAAGCCCAACCGTGAACTGCCACTAACCGTGGGCGGCCTGCCGGTGTTCAGCCACCGCTGGGGCGAAGATGATGCAGTGCTGGGCGGCAAGGCCAAACCGTTTGACCAGGTGGTGATGGACATTCCGATTGGCAGCGGGCCCTACAAGATTGGCCCCGTGGTGTTTGGCAAGGACATCACCTATGTGCGCGACCCCAGCTATTGGGCCCGTGACCTCAATGTGCGCCGCGGCAGCGCCAACTTTGACCGCATCGTCGTCAAGATCTACAAAGACAGCACTGCCCGCCTGGAGGCGCTGAAGGCCGGTGAGTTCGACCTCATGCGCTTCTTCTCCGCTGGCGACTGGGCGCGCCGCGTCAATGGCCGCAAGTTCGACAGCGGCGAGTTGGTCAAGGCGGAGTTCAAGCACCGCCTGCCCACGGGCTTTCAAAGTTATGTGCTCAATACGCGGCGCGAGAAGCTCAAGGACGTGCGCGTGCGCCAGGCGCTGGGCCTGGCACTGGACTACGAGTGGATGAACCGCCAGATGTTTTACGGCGCCTACCAGCGTGTGCAGGACCTGTTTGGCAACACAGACTGCCAGGCCACAGGCGAACCTTCGGCGGAGGAGCTTGCGCTGCTGGCGCCTTGGCGCGCCCAGGTGCCTGCCGCGGTGTTCGGCCCCATGGCGGTGCCACCTCGCACCGATGGCGACAGCACGCTGCGCGACAACCTGCGTCAGGCGCAAAAGCTGCTCAAGGATGCAGGCTGGGAATACCGCGACGGTGCATTGCGCAATCCCAAGGGCGAAGCCTTTGAGCTGGAGTACCTGGACAGCGCGGAAACCGGTGTCCGCACGGTGGCGCCCTGGGTGCGCAATCTGGAAAAGATCGGCGTCAAGCTCAACTTCCGCCCCGTCGACTTTGCGCTGTACCAGCAACGCCTGCAAAAGTTCGAGTTCGACATCACGTCCATCGCCTACGCGGGAACGCACAACCCCGGCCAGGAATACGCGGACATGTTTGGCAGCAAGGCCGCCGACACCGAAGACTCGGGCAACCTGGCCGGCATCAAGAGTCCTGCGGTGGATGCCTTGGTGACGCAGATCACCGGTGCCAAGCGCAAGCAGGACCTGCTGCCCGCCTGCCGGGCGCTGGACCGCGTCATCATGCACAGCCACATCCTGGTGCCACAGTGGTCCGCCGGTACGCACCGACTGGCCTACAACGCCTGGCGCCTGGACAAGCCCGCACAGATGCCGCCCTATGCGCAAGGCGAAGGCTGGGCCATTGATTTGTGGTGGGCGAAATGA
- the fabI gene encoding enoyl-ACP reductase FabI, with translation MGFLAGKKLLITGVLSNRSIAYGIAKACKAQGAELAFSYVGERFKDRITEFAADFDSKLIFDCDVGDDAQIEKLFTDLSAHWPMFDGFVHSIGFAPREAIAGNFLDGLTRENFKIAHDISAYSFPAMAKAALPYLSDKAALLTLTYLGAERIIPNYNTMGLAKASLEASVRYLAEAVGPKGIRVNGISAGPIKTLAASGIKDFGKLLHTVADASPIRRNVTIEDVGNVAAFLLSDLAGGVTAEITYVDGGYSQTMGVTTDLA, from the coding sequence ATGGGCTTTTTAGCTGGCAAGAAATTGCTGATTACTGGTGTGTTGTCGAACCGTTCCATTGCCTACGGCATTGCCAAGGCCTGCAAGGCGCAAGGTGCCGAGCTGGCATTCAGTTACGTGGGTGAACGTTTCAAGGACCGCATCACCGAGTTTGCGGCGGACTTTGATTCCAAGCTGATTTTTGACTGCGACGTGGGTGACGACGCACAAATCGAGAAACTGTTCACCGACCTGTCGGCCCACTGGCCCATGTTTGACGGCTTTGTGCACAGCATTGGCTTTGCACCGCGTGAAGCGATTGCCGGTAACTTTCTGGACGGCCTGACGCGCGAGAATTTCAAGATCGCCCACGACATCAGCGCCTACAGTTTCCCCGCGATGGCCAAGGCCGCCCTGCCCTATCTGAGTGACAAGGCCGCGTTGCTGACCCTGACCTACCTGGGTGCAGAGCGCATCATCCCTAACTACAACACCATGGGCCTGGCCAAGGCGTCGCTGGAAGCCAGCGTCCGTTACCTGGCCGAAGCCGTGGGCCCCAAAGGCATCCGCGTCAACGGCATCAGCGCCGGCCCCATCAAGACACTGGCCGCCAGCGGCATCAAAGACTTTGGCAAGCTGCTGCACACCGTAGCCGATGCCTCGCCGATTCGCCGCAACGTGACGATTGAAGACGTGGGCAATGTGGCCGCATTTTTGCTGAGCGACCTGGCTGGTGGCGTGACGGCCGAGATCACCTATGTGGATGGTGGCTACAGCCAGACCATGGGCGTGACCACCGATCTAGCCTGA
- a CDS encoding arginine/lysine/ornithine decarboxylase: MKFRFPIIIIDEDFRSENTSGLGIRALAQAIESEGFEILGVTSYGDLSQFAQQQSRASAFILSIDDEEFTPGPDLDPAVVNLRHFIEEVRRKNLDVPIYVYGETKTSRHIPNDILRELHGFIHMFEDTPEFVARHIIREAKSYLEGVQPPFFKALLDYAEDGSYSWHCPGHSGGVAFLKSPVGQMYHQFYGENMLRADVCNAVEELGQLLDHNGAIGASERNAARIFNADHCFFVTNGTSTSNKMVWHHTVAPGDVVIVDRNCHKSNLHAIIMTGAIPVFLKPTRNHFGIIGPIPQSEFEPATIQAKIKANPLLKGVNPKTVKPRILTLTQSTYDGVLYNTETIKSMLDGYVENIHFDEAWLPHAAFHPFYGTYHAMGKNRTRPKEAVVYSTQSIHKLLAGISQASHVLVQDSQTVKLDKHLFNEAYLMHTSTSPQYSIIASCDVAAAMMEPPGGTALVEESIAEALDFRRAMRKVDEEYGDDWWFKVWGPDKLVDEGIGRATDWIIKGESKSNAKANWHGFGKMAAGFNMLDPIKSTIVTPGMDLNGKFAKTGIPASIVTKFLAEHGVVVEKTGLYSFFIMFTIGITKGRWNSMLTALQQFKDDYAKNQPMWRVLPEFVQKYPRYEKMGLADLCQHIHQLYAKYDIARLTTEVYLSDLTPAMKPSDAYAHIALRKTERVEIDHLEGRVSVGMVTPYPPGIPLLIPGEVFNKKVVDYLKFSREFNAQCPGFETDIHGLVGEEGADGKLRYYADCVKA; this comes from the coding sequence ATGAAATTCCGCTTTCCCATCATCATCATTGACGAAGACTTTCGCTCGGAAAACACGTCCGGCTTGGGCATTCGCGCCTTGGCCCAGGCCATTGAGTCCGAGGGCTTTGAGATCCTCGGTGTTACCAGTTATGGCGATCTGAGCCAGTTTGCGCAGCAGCAGTCACGCGCCAGCGCCTTCATTCTGTCGATCGATGACGAAGAATTCACGCCCGGCCCGGACCTGGACCCCGCGGTGGTGAACCTGCGCCACTTCATCGAGGAAGTGCGCCGCAAGAATCTGGATGTGCCCATCTATGTGTACGGCGAAACCAAGACCAGCCGCCACATCCCCAACGACATCCTGCGCGAACTGCATGGTTTCATCCATATGTTCGAGGACACGCCCGAGTTCGTGGCGCGCCACATCATCCGCGAGGCCAAGAGTTACCTAGAAGGTGTGCAGCCGCCGTTCTTCAAGGCACTGCTGGACTACGCCGAAGACGGTTCTTATTCCTGGCACTGCCCGGGCCACTCCGGTGGTGTCGCGTTTCTGAAGAGCCCCGTGGGCCAGATGTACCACCAGTTTTATGGCGAAAACATGCTGCGCGCCGACGTGTGCAACGCGGTGGAAGAGCTGGGTCAACTGCTGGACCACAACGGCGCGATTGGTGCCAGTGAGCGCAACGCGGCGCGTATTTTCAATGCTGACCACTGCTTTTTCGTGACCAACGGCACGTCCACCTCCAACAAGATGGTGTGGCACCACACGGTGGCGCCAGGTGATGTGGTGATCGTGGACCGCAATTGCCACAAGTCCAACCTGCACGCCATCATCATGACCGGGGCCATCCCCGTATTTTTGAAGCCCACGCGCAACCATTTCGGCATCATCGGTCCGATTCCGCAAAGCGAGTTTGAGCCCGCAACGATCCAGGCCAAGATCAAGGCCAATCCGCTGCTCAAGGGCGTGAACCCCAAGACCGTGAAGCCACGCATCCTGACGCTGACGCAAAGCACCTACGACGGCGTGCTCTACAACACCGAAACCATTAAAAGCATGCTGGACGGTTATGTGGAGAACATCCATTTTGACGAAGCCTGGCTGCCACACGCAGCGTTCCATCCGTTCTACGGCACCTACCATGCGATGGGCAAGAACCGGACCCGTCCGAAAGAGGCCGTGGTGTACAGCACCCAGTCCATCCACAAGCTGCTGGCTGGTATCAGCCAGGCCAGCCACGTGCTGGTGCAGGACTCGCAGACCGTCAAGCTGGACAAACACCTGTTCAACGAGGCCTACCTGATGCACACCAGCACCAGCCCGCAGTACAGCATCATTGCCAGTTGCGACGTGGCAGCCGCCATGATGGAGCCACCCGGTGGCACGGCGTTGGTGGAAGAAAGCATTGCCGAGGCGCTGGACTTCCGCCGCGCCATGCGCAAGGTGGACGAAGAATACGGCGACGACTGGTGGTTCAAGGTCTGGGGACCGGACAAGCTGGTCGACGAAGGTATCGGCCGTGCGACTGACTGGATCATCAAGGGTGAGTCCAAGAGCAACGCCAAGGCCAACTGGCATGGCTTTGGCAAGATGGCAGCGGGTTTCAACATGCTGGACCCGATCAAGTCCACCATCGTCACACCCGGTATGGATCTGAATGGCAAGTTTGCCAAGACCGGTATTCCGGCGTCCATCGTCACCAAGTTTCTGGCCGAGCATGGTGTGGTGGTGGAGAAGACCGGCCTGTACAGCTTCTTCATCATGTTCACCATCGGCATCACCAAGGGCCGCTGGAACAGCATGCTGACTGCGCTGCAGCAGTTCAAGGACGACTACGCCAAGAACCAGCCGATGTGGCGCGTGCTGCCCGAGTTCGTGCAGAAATATCCCCGCTATGAAAAGATGGGCCTGGCCGATCTGTGCCAGCACATCCACCAGCTTTACGCCAAATACGACATTGCCCGTCTGACGACAGAGGTCTATCTGAGTGACCTGACCCCGGCCATGAAGCCCAGCGATGCCTACGCCCATATTGCGCTACGCAAGACCGAACGTGTGGAGATCGATCACCTGGAAGGCCGCGTGTCGGTCGGCATGGTCACACCGTATCCGCCAGGCATTCCGTTGTTGATTCCCGGCGAGGTGTTCAACAAGAAGGTGGTGGACTATCTGAAGTTCTCCAGAGAGTTCAATGCCCAATGCCCGGGCTTTGAGACCGACATCCACGGTCTTGTGGGTGAAGAGGGGGCCGACGGCAAGCTGCGTTACTACGCCGACTGCGTGAAGGCCTAA
- the rimP gene encoding ribosome maturation factor RimP, producing MAMQEIVEQTVAGLGYDLVEIERSAGGLLRITIDLPWQKAAEGTPQAEQFVNVEDCEKVTRQLQFALEVDGVEYKRLEVSSPGIDRPLRHVQDYERFVGHEVDITLKAAMGAAAEGQVHANRKKFRGTLERVVAADGSVGWQIVWSDAPKVKPGQKVSKKRVPPPLQALGFELGELREARLAPIVSFKGRGIADASGVAGIDGAVPSAE from the coding sequence GTGGCAATGCAGGAAATTGTTGAGCAAACCGTAGCCGGTCTGGGCTATGACCTGGTGGAGATAGAACGCTCCGCCGGCGGCTTGCTGCGCATCACGATTGACCTGCCCTGGCAGAAGGCCGCTGAAGGCACTCCACAGGCAGAGCAGTTCGTCAATGTCGAGGACTGCGAGAAGGTGACACGCCAGTTGCAGTTTGCACTGGAAGTGGACGGCGTTGAATACAAGCGGCTGGAGGTTTCCTCGCCCGGTATCGACCGTCCTTTGCGCCATGTACAGGATTACGAGCGTTTTGTCGGCCATGAGGTGGACATCACGCTGAAGGCGGCCATGGGTGCTGCGGCAGAGGGACAAGTCCATGCCAACCGCAAGAAGTTTCGCGGCACGCTGGAGCGTGTGGTGGCAGCGGATGGCAGCGTGGGCTGGCAAATCGTTTGGAGCGATGCGCCCAAGGTCAAGCCCGGCCAGAAGGTCAGCAAGAAGCGCGTGCCGCCACCATTGCAGGCGCTGGGTTTTGAGCTGGGCGAGTTGCGGGAAGCCCGTTTGGCCCCCATTGTGAGTTTCAAGGGCCGTGGCATCGCAGATGCGAGCGGCGTGGCCGGTATAGATGGCGCAGTGCCGTCGGCCGAATAA
- a CDS encoding NfeD family protein: MAESTVWWLLAGAAVAVELLTGTFYLLMLAIGLAAAALAAHLGASLTVQILAAALVGGGAVVGWHLKRDRSRLEPPAQANVNVNLDIGETVQISTWNPDGTASVQYRGANWTAIHRAGVTPNPGAHRVAELVGNRLLVDKA; encoded by the coding sequence ATGGCAGAGTCAACCGTCTGGTGGCTGCTCGCAGGGGCGGCAGTCGCTGTAGAGCTGTTAACCGGGACTTTTTATCTGCTGATGCTGGCCATTGGTCTGGCCGCAGCAGCACTGGCCGCCCATCTGGGTGCTAGCCTGACGGTGCAGATCCTCGCCGCAGCTTTGGTGGGTGGTGGTGCCGTCGTGGGATGGCACCTCAAGCGGGACCGCAGTCGGCTTGAACCTCCTGCTCAGGCCAACGTCAACGTCAATCTGGACATCGGAGAAACGGTGCAAATCAGCACCTGGAACCCCGATGGCACCGCCAGCGTGCAATACCGCGGCGCTAACTGGACCGCCATCCACCGCGCTGGCGTCACCCCCAACCCCGGCGCACACCGAGTCGCCGAACTGGTAGGCAACCGCCTGCTGGTCGACAAAGCTTAA